The proteins below come from a single Microbacterium sp. BK668 genomic window:
- a CDS encoding Dyp-type peroxidase — protein MSGGAEALAGLGASPVARLSGITLPEPPSAERASSGLLGDGEPDVPTTTDASAEPLFDAAAASDIQGNVIPGFNKDHQRFLFFTATDVDRARAWLRQLAGRLSSMQEVLDFRREFRRERLASGSGEPTRTATWTAFALSGSAVRRLLGEDALRQMGDQAFRQGMAARSTYLGDPADPGVPGHREGWRVGAPGAEPEFLVIVASDAAADLEDAASDLILEATGHGVALVFDQPGENLPGNLAGHEHFGFKDGVSQPGIRGTTADGEHVSPRYLDPRHPHSRIFGKPGQPLVWPGQFVAGWPRQSPADPVAPDGSADAFPAWARNGSYLVFRRLTQDVLAFWDFVGRAARAHGTDPVRFASMLVGRWPSGAPVSRTADSDDLALAGDEFAHNHFQFDDDTRQWMPSPALAEAGYSGDSHPRARSDLFGQVCPLAGHIRKMNPRDGGTDFGAPADTFLRLLLRRGIPFGPPLAGVDDPSAELVETERGLLFAAYMTSIEDQFEFVVRRWANSPVQPNVGGHDPIIGQADVYGDRTRHVEVPTSAGEMRRVEIPSEFVTVTGGGYFFAPGISAVRDVLGASPPG, from the coding sequence ATGAGCGGAGGAGCGGAGGCGCTCGCGGGGCTCGGCGCTTCCCCCGTGGCGCGCCTCTCGGGGATCACGCTGCCGGAGCCGCCGTCGGCCGAGCGCGCGTCGTCGGGACTGCTCGGCGACGGCGAGCCCGATGTCCCGACGACGACGGATGCCTCGGCCGAGCCGCTCTTCGATGCGGCGGCCGCGTCCGACATCCAGGGCAACGTCATCCCGGGGTTCAACAAGGACCACCAGCGGTTCCTCTTCTTCACGGCGACCGACGTCGACCGCGCCCGCGCGTGGCTGCGCCAGCTGGCGGGCCGACTGTCGAGCATGCAGGAGGTGCTCGACTTCCGGCGGGAGTTCCGCCGGGAGCGGCTGGCGTCGGGAAGCGGTGAGCCGACGAGAACCGCGACGTGGACGGCGTTCGCGCTGTCGGGGTCGGCGGTGCGCAGGCTGCTCGGCGAGGATGCGCTTCGGCAGATGGGCGACCAGGCGTTCCGGCAGGGGATGGCGGCCCGGTCGACGTACCTCGGCGATCCCGCCGACCCCGGGGTGCCCGGGCACCGGGAAGGCTGGCGCGTCGGCGCACCGGGCGCTGAGCCCGAGTTCCTCGTGATCGTCGCGTCGGACGCCGCCGCGGACCTCGAGGACGCGGCATCCGATCTCATCCTCGAAGCCACCGGACACGGCGTCGCCCTCGTGTTCGACCAGCCCGGCGAGAACCTCCCCGGCAATCTCGCGGGGCACGAGCATTTCGGCTTCAAGGACGGCGTATCGCAGCCGGGCATCCGCGGCACGACGGCCGATGGCGAGCACGTGAGCCCGCGGTACCTCGACCCCCGTCACCCGCACTCCCGGATCTTCGGCAAGCCGGGGCAGCCGCTCGTGTGGCCCGGTCAGTTCGTCGCGGGCTGGCCCCGGCAGAGCCCGGCCGACCCGGTCGCGCCGGACGGGAGTGCCGACGCGTTCCCCGCCTGGGCGCGCAACGGCTCGTACCTCGTCTTCCGCCGGCTCACGCAGGACGTGCTCGCCTTCTGGGACTTCGTCGGCCGCGCCGCACGGGCCCACGGCACCGACCCCGTCCGGTTCGCCTCGATGCTCGTCGGCCGCTGGCCGAGCGGGGCGCCGGTCTCGCGAACCGCCGACAGCGACGACCTGGCCCTCGCCGGCGACGAGTTCGCCCACAATCACTTCCAGTTCGACGACGACACCAGGCAATGGATGCCGAGTCCCGCCCTCGCCGAGGCGGGCTACTCCGGCGACAGCCACCCTCGCGCGCGGTCGGACCTCTTCGGGCAGGTGTGCCCGCTGGCCGGTCACATCCGCAAGATGAACCCGCGGGACGGCGGCACGGACTTCGGCGCGCCGGCGGACACGTTCCTGCGCCTGCTGCTCCGCCGCGGCATCCCCTTCGGACCCCCGCTGGCGGGCGTCGACGATCCGTCGGCGGAGCTCGTCGAGACCGAGCGCGGCCTGCTGTTCGCCGCCTACATGACCTCGATCGAGGATCAGTTCGAGTTCGTCGTGCGGCGGTGGGCGAACTCGCCCGTGCAGCCGAACGTCGGCGGCCACGACCCGATCATCGGTCAGGCGGACGTGTACGGCGACCGCACGCGGCATGTCGAGGTGCCGACGAGTGCGGGCGAGATGCGCCGGGTGGAGATCCCCTCCGAGTTCGTGACGGTGACCGGCGGCGGCTACTTCTTCGCGCCCGGCATCTCGGCGGTGCGGGACGTGCTCGGCGCGTCCCCACCCGGCTGA
- a CDS encoding ABC transporter ATP-binding protein has product MSTTTSPARARRGRRAPQEGPRASLAQLLPFLFEHKRVLIVVAILSIIAAAATLAQPLFVGVLIGRVEAGEPLGLLVWGIVALVIIASLISGYQHYLLQRTGTAVVYSSRRKLISRILHLPISEFDARRTGDLVSRVGTDTTLLYAVLTQGLADAVGNSLVFVGALVAMALIDPVLLGLIVVVIGVSIAVVGLLSGRIRRATKDQQERVGELASGVERAIGSIRTVRASGASDREEVAIAGLAGEAYGQGVRIAKVSALIVPVAGIALQVSLLVVLGVGGLRVASGAITIAALVTFVMFLFLLIAPLGTFFGAITSVNQALGALGRIQEILDLPTETQQDAAIAASVRAREPEAAAPSPTPAIEFRDVHFRYPEAVVAARRRAEDAALAALDDAHVDKSVADDLRRLAEGDEAPAAPKTHSSADVLRGVSFSVPRGARVALVGPSGAGKSTTLALVERFYDPTSGAVLLGGEDVRTLDREALRAQLGYVEQDAPTLAGTIGENLRLASPEASDAECERVLRAVNLGEVLERSPLGVDAPVGESGVMLSGGERQRLAIARALLLAPPILLLDESTSSLDGLNEQRMRDAIDAVASGRTLVVIAHRLSTVVDSDHIVVMDHGRVVGQGTHSELVETTPLYRDLARHQLLV; this is encoded by the coding sequence ATGTCCACCACGACGTCCCCCGCTCGAGCGCGGAGGGGCCGGCGCGCGCCTCAGGAGGGCCCGCGCGCGAGCCTCGCGCAGCTGCTTCCCTTCCTCTTCGAGCACAAGCGAGTGCTCATCGTCGTCGCGATCCTGAGCATCATCGCCGCCGCGGCCACCCTTGCGCAGCCCCTCTTCGTGGGAGTGCTCATCGGTCGCGTCGAAGCCGGCGAGCCCCTCGGCCTGCTCGTGTGGGGCATCGTCGCGCTCGTCATCATCGCGTCGCTCATCTCCGGCTATCAGCACTACCTCCTGCAGCGCACGGGCACCGCGGTGGTCTACTCGTCGCGCCGCAAGCTCATCTCGCGCATCCTGCACCTCCCGATCAGCGAGTTCGACGCGCGCCGGACGGGCGATCTCGTCTCCCGCGTCGGCACCGACACGACCCTCCTGTACGCCGTGCTGACTCAGGGGCTCGCCGACGCCGTGGGCAACTCGCTCGTCTTCGTCGGCGCGCTCGTCGCGATGGCCCTCATCGACCCCGTCCTCCTCGGGCTCATCGTCGTCGTCATCGGCGTGTCGATCGCGGTCGTGGGACTGCTCAGCGGACGCATCCGCCGCGCGACGAAGGACCAGCAGGAGAGGGTCGGCGAACTGGCCTCCGGCGTGGAGCGGGCGATCGGGTCGATCCGCACGGTGCGCGCCTCGGGCGCCAGCGACCGCGAGGAGGTCGCGATCGCCGGACTCGCCGGCGAAGCATACGGTCAGGGCGTGCGCATCGCGAAGGTGTCGGCGCTCATCGTCCCCGTCGCGGGAATCGCACTGCAGGTCTCGCTCCTCGTCGTGCTCGGCGTCGGCGGTCTGCGCGTCGCCTCGGGCGCCATCACGATTGCGGCGCTGGTGACGTTCGTCATGTTCCTCTTCCTCCTCATCGCCCCGCTCGGCACCTTCTTCGGAGCGATCACGTCGGTCAACCAGGCGCTCGGAGCCCTGGGCCGGATCCAGGAGATCCTCGACCTGCCGACCGAGACGCAGCAGGATGCCGCGATCGCGGCGTCAGTCCGCGCGCGCGAGCCCGAGGCCGCCGCCCCCTCCCCGACGCCCGCGATCGAGTTCCGCGACGTGCACTTCCGCTACCCGGAGGCCGTTGTCGCGGCGCGCCGCCGGGCCGAGGACGCCGCGCTCGCCGCGCTGGACGACGCCCACGTCGACAAGTCCGTCGCCGACGACCTCCGCCGTCTCGCGGAGGGCGACGAGGCGCCTGCGGCCCCGAAGACGCACTCGTCGGCCGACGTCCTCCGGGGTGTGTCGTTCTCCGTTCCGCGCGGCGCCCGCGTCGCGCTCGTCGGTCCGTCGGGTGCGGGCAAGAGCACGACGCTCGCGCTCGTCGAGCGGTTCTACGACCCCACGTCGGGCGCCGTGCTCCTCGGCGGCGAAGACGTCCGCACGCTCGACCGCGAGGCGCTGCGCGCCCAGCTCGGCTACGTCGAGCAGGATGCCCCGACCCTCGCCGGCACGATCGGCGAGAACCTCCGGCTGGCCTCCCCCGAGGCCTCGGATGCGGAGTGCGAGCGCGTGCTGCGCGCGGTCAATCTCGGCGAGGTGCTCGAGCGCAGTCCCCTCGGCGTCGATGCGCCGGTCGGCGAGAGCGGCGTCATGCTCTCGGGCGGCGAGCGCCAGCGTCTCGCGATCGCCCGGGCCCTGCTCCTGGCTCCGCCGATCCTGCTGCTGGACGAGTCCACGTCGTCACTCGACGGGCTCAACGAGCAGCGGATGCGCGATGCGATCGACGCCGTCGCCTCGGGGCGGACCCTCGTGGTGATCGCGCACCGCCTGTCGACCGTCGTCGACAGCGACCACATCGTCGTGATGGACCACGGCCGGGTCGTGGGTCAGGGCACGCACTCGGAGCTCGTCGAGACGACGCCGCTGTATCGCGACCTCGCGCGACACCAGCTCCTGGTCTGA
- a CDS encoding AsnC family protein has protein sequence MSDDIRTAIGAAQGGDPLPELRRLRELHADLARAEAEQVRRARGQGYSWLAIADALGVSKQAVHKKYGRR, from the coding sequence ATGAGCGACGACATCCGCACCGCCATCGGCGCAGCACAGGGCGGCGACCCGCTTCCCGAGCTGCGCCGGCTGCGGGAGCTCCACGCCGACCTCGCACGAGCCGAGGCGGAACAGGTGCGCCGGGCGCGCGGGCAGGGCTATTCGTGGCTCGCGATCGCCGATGCCCTCGGCGTGAGCAAGCAGGCTGTCCACAAGAAGTACGGTCGAAGATAG
- a CDS encoding GntR family transcriptional regulator has protein sequence MTDTVVVQLDEDPSSRGDLTRQIREAILGAEFAPHQRLIEADLSERYDASRAAVRTALLNLANEGLVERVPNRGARVRAISVDEAVEIVEVRIGLETLCARKAAEHLTDADADGLRTLRDDIGAAVASGNLVEYSRLNQELDRRIRVLSRHATATQLLERLRAQSARHQFRLAFHPGRAAQSAPEHIAIIDAILSRDPDAAEAATRAHLTGIVDVLRGMD, from the coding sequence ATGACCGACACCGTCGTCGTGCAGCTGGACGAGGACCCGTCCTCGCGCGGTGACCTCACGCGGCAGATCCGCGAGGCGATCCTGGGGGCGGAGTTCGCTCCGCACCAGCGTCTGATCGAGGCCGATCTCAGCGAGCGCTACGACGCATCCCGCGCGGCGGTCCGTACGGCACTGCTGAACCTCGCCAACGAGGGGCTCGTCGAGCGCGTGCCGAATCGCGGAGCGCGGGTGCGGGCGATCAGCGTCGACGAGGCCGTCGAGATCGTCGAGGTGCGGATCGGGCTCGAGACGCTGTGCGCGCGCAAAGCGGCGGAGCACCTGACGGATGCCGATGCCGACGGTCTGCGGACGCTTCGCGACGACATCGGGGCCGCCGTGGCATCCGGGAATCTCGTCGAGTACTCGCGGCTGAATCAGGAGCTCGACCGGCGCATCCGAGTGCTGTCTCGTCACGCCACGGCGACGCAGCTGCTCGAGCGGCTGCGGGCGCAGTCGGCGCGCCACCAGTTCCGCCTGGCCTTCCATCCCGGCCGCGCCGCGCAGTCGGCGCCCGAGCACATCGCGATCATCGACGCGATCCTGTCGCGGGATCCGGATGCCGCGGAGGCCGCGACGCGCGCCCACCTGACCGGCATCGTCGACGTGCTGCGCGGGATGGACTGA
- a CDS encoding ABC transporter substrate-binding protein: MITHRTTMRAVSVVAGVGIVALLAAGCARGGDSGSPSESGGAAAASPGITDDTITLGITTPLSGATAGPGTCTVAGITAYFGAKNADGGVEFGDGKTRQVEIESLDDGYDPQKAAANFDQLKDSVFAMTAGLGTPTNRAWREAAIADEVPQALIMTGDPIFSSQEESPWSLGFVPIYQNEGEAFGELLASSSDPHKVAILSQNDDYGEGYVEGFKRAIEGADNIEIVKELTYEATDTNVDAQLTELAGSDADVFFNAMSITPLVISSLQKTQELGWLPSWFLPSNTSSPTAILEPGGASAFPGVYTVAFAQSAAAPTFAESEEGATFLEELKEYANYPETPAFPHCVWSYQVGATLDQVFQNMTEPTRANFMEELRAVSDYVAPLMLEGSSVNTTEDGQPAVSTVQVQKYNGRGYAPAENWG, translated from the coding sequence ATGATCACTCACCGCACCACGATGCGGGCCGTGTCGGTCGTCGCGGGCGTGGGCATCGTCGCCCTGCTCGCAGCCGGATGCGCCCGCGGCGGAGACAGCGGGAGCCCCAGCGAGAGCGGAGGCGCGGCCGCGGCGAGCCCCGGCATCACCGACGACACGATCACGCTCGGCATCACCACGCCGCTCTCGGGCGCGACGGCGGGACCCGGCACCTGCACGGTCGCCGGCATCACCGCGTACTTCGGGGCCAAGAACGCCGACGGCGGCGTGGAGTTCGGCGACGGCAAGACACGCCAGGTCGAGATCGAGTCGCTCGACGACGGGTACGACCCGCAGAAGGCCGCCGCGAACTTCGACCAGCTGAAGGACAGCGTCTTCGCCATGACCGCCGGCCTGGGAACACCCACCAACCGCGCGTGGCGGGAGGCGGCCATCGCCGACGAGGTGCCGCAGGCGCTCATCATGACGGGCGACCCGATCTTCTCCAGCCAGGAGGAGAGCCCCTGGTCGCTCGGCTTCGTGCCCATCTACCAGAACGAGGGCGAGGCGTTCGGCGAGCTTCTCGCCTCCTCCAGCGACCCGCACAAGGTCGCGATCCTCTCCCAGAACGACGACTACGGCGAGGGCTACGTCGAGGGCTTCAAGCGAGCCATCGAGGGCGCCGACAACATCGAGATCGTCAAGGAGCTCACCTACGAGGCGACCGACACGAACGTGGACGCGCAGCTGACGGAGCTGGCGGGGTCGGATGCCGACGTGTTCTTCAACGCCATGTCGATCACGCCCCTCGTCATCTCCTCGCTGCAGAAGACGCAGGAGCTCGGCTGGCTGCCGAGCTGGTTCCTCCCCTCGAACACCTCGAGCCCGACCGCGATCCTCGAGCCCGGAGGCGCGTCGGCGTTCCCCGGCGTCTACACCGTCGCCTTCGCCCAGTCCGCGGCCGCTCCGACCTTCGCCGAGAGCGAGGAGGGCGCCACGTTCCTCGAGGAGCTCAAGGAGTACGCGAACTACCCCGAAACCCCGGCGTTCCCGCACTGCGTGTGGTCGTACCAGGTCGGCGCGACGCTCGACCAGGTGTTCCAGAACATGACCGAGCCGACCCGAGCGAACTTCATGGAGGAGTTGCGAGCGGTCAGCGACTACGTCGCGCCGCTCATGCTCGAAGGCTCCAGCGTCAACACCACCGAGGACGGTCAGCCGGCCGTCTCCACCGTGCAGGTGCAGAAGTACAACGGCCGGGGCTACGCTCCCGCCGAGAACTGGGGCTGA
- a CDS encoding branched-chain amino acid ABC transporter permease → MATATAFLRTPWVRWVGILLIVALAIVLPLILPEFANTTIARIGVFAVAVLGLNVVMGYTGQVSLGQIFFLGLGAYVTAYGVQQDWNIALVFVLACLIPAVAGLLVALAAARLGGLAIAMVTIALPIVGVPLAKRLSDVTGGSQGVSARFSDAPEWTGLYDDQWQLYIVLLIGGIAFLLTRNLVRGKYGRAFAIVKGNEAVAASMGISPYRYKVLAFTVASLLGGVSGFLYMVVIQYTSPETLSFGHSITLVASMVIGGAGSILGSLLGGAYYVLTPQLTNLIDPGLTAVLQGAILLLVLFVLPGGLVSLPRLWRRRRHGRSGGGAAAARAAASTAGVPSTGAPDGADVSTHPPTESERRQDT, encoded by the coding sequence ATGGCCACCGCAACCGCGTTCCTCCGCACGCCCTGGGTCCGCTGGGTCGGGATCCTGCTGATCGTCGCGCTCGCGATCGTCCTGCCCCTCATCCTTCCCGAGTTCGCCAACACGACGATCGCGCGCATCGGGGTCTTCGCGGTGGCGGTCCTCGGACTCAACGTCGTGATGGGGTACACGGGGCAGGTCTCGCTGGGCCAGATCTTCTTCCTCGGACTCGGCGCCTACGTCACGGCGTACGGGGTGCAGCAGGACTGGAACATCGCCCTCGTGTTCGTGCTGGCGTGCCTCATCCCCGCGGTGGCGGGCCTGCTCGTCGCCCTCGCGGCTGCACGGCTCGGCGGCCTCGCGATCGCGATGGTCACGATCGCCCTCCCCATCGTGGGGGTGCCGCTGGCCAAGCGCCTCTCCGACGTCACCGGCGGTTCGCAGGGCGTCTCGGCCCGGTTCTCCGACGCGCCCGAGTGGACCGGACTCTACGACGACCAGTGGCAGCTCTACATCGTGCTGCTCATCGGCGGGATCGCGTTCCTGCTCACCCGCAACCTCGTGCGCGGCAAGTACGGGCGCGCGTTCGCCATCGTCAAGGGCAACGAGGCGGTCGCGGCATCCATGGGGATCTCGCCCTACCGCTACAAGGTGCTCGCGTTCACCGTCGCCTCGCTCCTGGGCGGTGTGAGCGGCTTCCTCTACATGGTCGTCATCCAGTACACGTCCCCCGAGACCCTGAGCTTCGGCCACTCGATCACCCTGGTCGCCTCGATGGTCATCGGCGGCGCCGGCAGCATCCTCGGGTCGCTGCTCGGGGGCGCGTACTACGTCCTCACCCCGCAGCTGACCAACCTCATCGACCCGGGACTCACCGCGGTCCTGCAGGGAGCGATCCTGCTGCTCGTGCTCTTCGTCCTGCCGGGAGGCCTCGTCTCGCTCCCGCGCCTGTGGCGGCGGCGACGCCACGGACGCTCCGGCGGCGGCGCGGCGGCGGCGCGGGCCGCGGCATCCACCGCGGGCGTCCCCTCGACCGGCGCGCCGGACGGCGCAGACGTATCCACCCACCCACCAACAGAGTCAGAGAGAAGGCAAGACACATGA
- a CDS encoding branched-chain amino acid ABC transporter permease, producing MGTFIQLVIDGLSTGSIYAALALAIVLVNQATGLINFAQGGMAVLSAYIAWQLTQWSVPLILAILISIVVSFGIGAFVERFLIRKFEGGDPDTAVVVTIGLLTLITGICAWIWSYNNELFPSLFPLETITIAGAVISLRSLGTIIVIVAIMGLLQLLFLGTKLGLALRAVAINPQSAAFSGMPVGRLLMVGWGLAAALGAVAGALVAPQLTLTPGMMDGALVYALAAVIIGGLTSPIGVVIAAWLIGVLENLAAVYVPFIGYDLRIAVPFLLLFVVLIVRPQGLFGRKTVVRV from the coding sequence GTGGGGACCTTCATCCAGCTCGTCATCGACGGCCTCTCGACCGGCTCGATCTACGCCGCGCTGGCGCTGGCGATCGTGCTCGTCAACCAGGCGACGGGACTGATCAACTTCGCCCAGGGTGGGATGGCCGTGCTGTCGGCCTACATCGCGTGGCAGCTGACGCAGTGGAGCGTTCCCCTCATCCTCGCGATCCTCATCTCGATCGTGGTGTCGTTCGGCATCGGCGCGTTCGTCGAGCGCTTCCTCATCCGCAAGTTCGAGGGCGGAGATCCCGACACCGCGGTCGTCGTGACGATCGGCCTGCTGACCCTCATCACGGGGATCTGCGCGTGGATCTGGTCGTACAACAACGAGCTCTTCCCGTCGCTGTTCCCCCTCGAGACCATCACCATCGCCGGCGCGGTGATCAGTCTCCGTTCGCTCGGCACGATCATCGTGATCGTCGCGATCATGGGCTTGCTGCAGCTGCTGTTCCTGGGCACCAAGCTCGGGCTCGCCCTGCGCGCCGTCGCGATCAACCCGCAGTCCGCGGCGTTCTCCGGCATGCCGGTCGGGCGGCTCCTCATGGTCGGCTGGGGCCTGGCCGCCGCGCTCGGCGCTGTCGCGGGGGCTCTGGTGGCCCCGCAGCTGACCCTCACCCCGGGCATGATGGACGGCGCCCTGGTCTACGCCCTCGCCGCCGTCATCATCGGCGGGCTCACCAGCCCCATCGGCGTCGTGATCGCGGCGTGGCTGATCGGGGTGCTGGAGAATCTGGCGGCGGTGTACGTGCCGTTCATCGGCTACGACCTCCGGATCGCCGTGCCGTTCCTCCTGCTGTTCGTCGTCCTCATCGTGAGACCGCAGGGCCTGTTCGGGCGCAAGACGGTGGTGCGCGTCTGA
- a CDS encoding ABC transporter ATP-binding protein, with protein MTLLELTEVTAFYGPVQVLDAVSLSVPDGGAVGILGANGAGKTTTLRAISGTVRAGGSIVFDGKDIRGLRPDQVAALGIAHVPEGRGTLGDLTVRENLRVGAYKRKDRKGVQSDIDYCLDLFPQLQERIKSNASALSGGEQQMLAVARAFMAKPRLLLLDEASLGLAPSTAKTVYDSIRRLRVESGIAMVVVEQNANLAFTLVDTATVLETGRNALTGSSAELKGMDEIRRAYLGG; from the coding sequence ATGACGCTGCTTGAGCTGACGGAGGTGACGGCGTTCTACGGGCCGGTGCAGGTGCTCGACGCCGTCTCGCTCAGCGTGCCGGACGGCGGCGCGGTCGGCATCCTCGGCGCGAACGGAGCCGGTAAGACGACGACGCTGCGGGCGATCAGCGGCACCGTGCGCGCAGGCGGCTCGATCGTCTTCGACGGCAAGGACATCCGCGGGCTCCGCCCCGATCAGGTCGCGGCGCTGGGCATCGCGCACGTCCCCGAGGGGCGCGGGACACTCGGCGATCTGACCGTGCGTGAGAACCTCCGCGTCGGCGCCTACAAGCGGAAGGACCGCAAGGGCGTCCAGTCCGACATCGACTACTGTCTCGACCTCTTCCCGCAGCTGCAGGAGCGGATCAAATCCAACGCGTCGGCGCTCTCGGGCGGCGAGCAGCAGATGCTGGCGGTGGCGCGGGCGTTCATGGCCAAGCCCCGGCTGCTGCTGCTGGACGAGGCATCCCTGGGACTCGCGCCGAGCACCGCGAAGACGGTCTACGACTCCATCCGGCGCCTGCGCGTGGAGTCGGGCATCGCGATGGTCGTCGTCGAGCAGAACGCCAACCTCGCGTTCACGCTCGTCGACACCGCGACCGTGCTCGAGACCGGCCGCAATGCGCTGACGGGCTCTTCGGCGGAGCTCAAGGGCATGGACGAGATCCGCCGCGCGTACCTGGGAGGCTGA
- a CDS encoding ABC transporter ATP-binding protein, whose amino-acid sequence MAAQLTLKDVSLQFGGIKVLQDVSFGVEPGQIFGLVGPNGAGKTSLFNCISGHYKPTSGSITIDGTEVSGSHPATLAKHGLARTFQHPALQLEATVLENVLLGAHTRLPGGPGEWSLRLPRTGRSERVLRSEALALLERNGLGWAADIPADELSHGLHKGIELCRALLMKPRLLLLDEPAAGLPHTEVEHLIQTVRRLRAEDDITVVIVEHHMGLIAALTDRVVVLDHGRKLMEGTAAQAQSDKRVIEAYIGKDAADDAA is encoded by the coding sequence ATGGCCGCTCAGCTGACACTGAAGGACGTGAGCCTTCAATTCGGTGGCATCAAGGTGCTGCAGGATGTGTCGTTCGGGGTCGAGCCGGGGCAGATCTTCGGGCTCGTCGGACCGAACGGCGCGGGCAAGACGTCGCTGTTCAACTGCATCAGCGGTCACTACAAGCCGACGTCGGGGTCGATCACGATCGACGGCACGGAGGTCAGCGGCTCGCACCCGGCGACGCTCGCCAAGCACGGCCTGGCCCGCACCTTCCAGCACCCCGCCCTTCAGCTGGAGGCGACCGTGCTCGAGAACGTGCTCCTGGGTGCCCACACGCGCCTTCCCGGCGGACCGGGCGAATGGTCTCTCCGGCTGCCGCGCACGGGCCGGTCGGAGCGGGTCCTGCGCTCGGAGGCGCTCGCTCTGCTGGAGCGCAACGGCCTGGGCTGGGCGGCCGATATCCCCGCGGACGAGCTCTCGCATGGGCTGCACAAGGGCATCGAGCTGTGCCGTGCGCTGCTGATGAAGCCCCGTCTGCTCCTCCTCGACGAGCCGGCAGCGGGCCTCCCGCACACCGAGGTCGAGCACCTCATCCAGACGGTCCGGCGCCTGCGTGCCGAGGACGACATCACGGTCGTCATCGTCGAGCATCACATGGGTCTGATCGCCGCTCTGACCGACCGGGTGGTCGTGCTCGACCACGGCCGCAAGCTGATGGAGGGCACCGCCGCGCAGGCGCAGTCCGACAAGCGCGTGATCGAGGCGTACATCGGGAAGGATGCCGCGGATGACGCTGCTTGA
- a CDS encoding aminomethyltransferase family protein: MTSESLAQAIARAGSPVELLRNQNWPAFTFPVAPEFTNWRDEQRAWNTSVALMDQSHHMTQLFLHGGDLLPMLESISPNTFGTFRPGVAKQLISVNKDGFLIGDGILFYNSEGPEGLVLIGHHILIDWVRFNAEKAQAAGKDVHHRLEANSHMRQGPPTFYRYELQGPRANEVMQKLFGGPVPEVKFFHIADFTIAGRGVKALRHGMAGQPGFEFFGPWDDNEVVLDAILDAGEEFGIRRVGAKAYSATPLESGWVPTPFPAIFDDDFAEYREWLPAARAGSIGGSLYSDDIHDYYMTPYDIGLGRSVRFDHDFHGRAALERHAEDQKRRKVTLLWNAEDVAAVVRSQLEPGTPAKFLDFPKARYGLYQMDEVLQSDRRVGISTDAGYVAYDQLYMSLATLDTGIADGEEVEIVWGESPISRKDSVDADHRQVRIRATVAPAPFHEWARTVYRADAFVPA; the protein is encoded by the coding sequence ATGACGTCCGAATCTCTCGCTCAGGCGATCGCCCGCGCGGGCAGCCCCGTGGAGCTGCTGCGCAACCAGAACTGGCCCGCCTTCACGTTCCCCGTGGCGCCGGAATTCACGAACTGGCGGGACGAGCAGCGGGCCTGGAACACGAGCGTCGCGCTCATGGACCAGTCGCACCACATGACGCAGCTGTTCCTGCACGGCGGCGATCTGCTGCCGATGCTCGAGTCGATCTCGCCGAACACCTTCGGCACCTTCCGCCCCGGCGTCGCGAAGCAGCTGATCTCGGTGAACAAGGACGGCTTCCTGATCGGCGACGGCATCCTGTTCTACAACTCCGAGGGGCCGGAGGGCCTCGTGCTCATCGGGCACCACATCCTCATCGACTGGGTGCGCTTCAACGCCGAGAAGGCCCAGGCGGCCGGCAAGGACGTCCACCACCGCCTCGAGGCCAACTCGCACATGCGCCAGGGGCCGCCCACGTTCTACCGGTACGAGCTGCAGGGACCGCGCGCGAACGAGGTGATGCAGAAGCTCTTCGGCGGGCCGGTTCCCGAGGTCAAGTTCTTCCACATCGCCGACTTCACGATCGCCGGGCGCGGCGTCAAGGCGCTGCGGCACGGGATGGCCGGACAGCCGGGCTTCGAGTTCTTCGGGCCCTGGGACGACAACGAGGTGGTGCTGGATGCGATCCTCGACGCGGGGGAGGAGTTCGGCATCCGGCGCGTGGGGGCGAAGGCCTACTCGGCGACCCCGCTCGAGTCGGGATGGGTGCCGACACCCTTCCCCGCCATCTTCGACGACGACTTCGCCGAGTACCGCGAGTGGCTGCCCGCGGCGCGGGCAGGGTCGATCGGCGGTTCGCTGTACTCCGACGACATCCACGACTACTACATGACGCCGTACGACATCGGGTTGGGCCGTTCGGTGCGCTTCGACCACGACTTCCACGGCCGGGCAGCGCTCGAGCGTCATGCCGAGGACCAGAAGCGCCGCAAGGTCACGCTCCTGTGGAACGCGGAGGATGTCGCGGCCGTCGTCCGATCCCAGCTCGAGCCGGGAACGCCGGCGAAGTTCCTCGACTTCCCGAAGGCGCGCTACGGCCTCTACCAGATGGACGAGGTCCTCCAGAGCGACCGTCGCGTGGGCATCTCGACGGACGCCGGCTACGTCGCCTACGACCAGCTGTACATGTCGCTCGCGACCCTCGACACCGGGATCGCCGACGGCGAGGAGGTCGAGATCGTCTGGGGCGAGAGTCCCATCTCGAGGAAGGACTCGGTCGACGCCGACCATCGCCAGGTGCGCATCCGGGCGACGGTCGCACCGGCGCCCTTCCACGAGTGGGCGAGGACGGTGTATCGCGCAGACGCCTTCGTTCCGGCCTGA